AGCTTTTTCTTGGCCTGCTATTTTCCGAGAGGGGATTAACAGTGCGTGATGCTTTACGATCAGATACGACAGTGTCGGagatccgagagagagagagagagagagagagagagagagagagagagagagagagagctggcgtCGTTACACTCTTCGAAAGATGCGCCGGGATTATAAGTTTTCCATTACGACAAGCGCACACTTTCTTACCCATACAGATCCATCACGCGGGCTGAAGCGTATACGCGATTTTTGTCTCAAAAGTAAAAGTTTTTCGTTACACGAACTCGTCAGTTGCAATGACCCCCCGAGagagtccctctctctctctctctctctctctctcgcggaggCTGCGAGCACGCGAGCTCGCCTCAACAAAAACACGCGCTCTGTGTACAGGGGGAAAAATcacgtcggcggcggcggaaaGAAAAATCCTTAATTAAACGTTAATCGAGTGGAGCCTTATCAGAGAAGAAAGTGTTGATTAGTGTTTGCCAAACGTGTATCTGGAGTGCAGTGCACGTTAGCGCGTCCCCGGCGCCAAGTGAGGATTCTCAGGTTCTTATTGTTCTTAATTGctatctctgtctctctctctctctctctctctctctctctctctctctctctctctctctctctctctctctttctcttggaGGGTCGTCGCGTCCGTCCGCCTCTCGCGATTTTAATGGCTGCCTACCGGTGAAGGATTGTATATACGTCTTTCCTGCGCCCCAATCGTGACCAGAGTGTatgcggctctctctctctctctctctctctctctctctctcggcggacAATCAACGCCCCCTCCTGCTATTCTAATCGCCGGCTATGGCCGTTCGCTAATTATCGTCTATTACGCGACAGGCGGCCTTTTTCCTCTTGCTCTTTCTGGCCTCTCGACACCTGAGAACTCAATCTGCTGCCGCGTCATCAGGATTattctctgtctctatctcgctGCAGAGCGGCTCTGCGTATAAGCGCTCCTGACTTGTtgccttttttcctcctcctcctcctcctgatGCTGCCGCGCGTTGGTTGTTGCCTTTTGTTTGGAAGCCTGCAGTGCAGCCGGTGATGAGGCGcgccttttctctctctctctcttttcgccCTTTTTTCCTGGGCGTACACTTTTCCGCCCTGCCGGATTGATTGCGAGCTTTAATGAAGAAGCTAAACACCCAAATGTGGATTTTTACGCGACGCGCTGGGGCTGTTTGTTTCGCCTCTGCTTTTTCACCGATCGATATGCCAAAGAACTGCTGCGTTTCGCTGgctttaaatatttcatcggCGTTGCGGAGGCAGCTCTTCTCGTCCCGCAGAACAGCCTGTTTACTGCGAAGCAAATTGTTTTACATTATATTGGCCGAGAGGGAGGGAGGacacgaggaaaaaaaatcgcagtttaatatattttgcaGCCGAGCGTAAAGCAGCATTTCGTTTACTGTGCGCCAAGTACACATCATAACTTAAGCTGACTTTTATGCTCTTAATGGCTCTTCCTCTCTTAACGAGTTACGACATTCTCCGCAGTTTGagcaatttcaaatttttcagataatcgatttttcgaaGACGCGTGTGTACAGTCATCAATTTTAATCGCCTACTCGCGCGCTCGGCAGAGTCGTttttgctaaaaataatttacatagCGCAATAAACACGtgtatgcgcgtgtgtgcacAGAGAGCTAACAATGATCGACTTTACGACTCTCGGGCTACAGTAGACCGCGATAATTTCTCGTGTTTGCGCAATCCGCCCGCGTGAAAAATTGGCAGTTACTCTCGTTGCATATGTTATCCCTCGAACCCTTTGGGATTCGAAAAGTTAAAAGTCGTACGATATTTGTGCGATCACGATTGCTATAATTGAAAATCCCGAAAATTTctcgtgagatatcgcatacGTGAGTATATTAGGGTATATACTTTTTGAACACAGAGAAAATCGAGCGCTCCTCCTCGGCTCTTATCACTCTCAATTTCCAATCCTCCTCCTCGGCTAGCAGCAGCGCGTCTCTTTTCGTTTTTCCCGCGTCGATCCCGCGCACTCTCCGGCAGTTTTTCCGTTCTCCCTCTTTCCACATCGCGGCCGGAACGGGGAAcggcgctgcagcgcgcaTACTGAATTATTCCCGGCCGATATAGCCGCCGCCAGAGCTCCGCAGCTCGAATATATCCCTCGCCGCGATCGACTCGCTCAAGGATCCGGAATAATCTCCGACTTGAGGCTCGTCTACAATTTAGATTTTTACTCCGCAAACAatctttccctctctttctcccgctcTCACTCGGATGCTGCGTGTTGCGATTGCGAGATTCGGccgcgcagagagaaagagagaacgtgAGAAGCCTCGTTTTTCATGCAAATCCGCGCGGCGGCGAGcaagttttcttttataacgcctcagccccccccccccccctttcgGATGATGCGGAACATCGCGTATGTATAGAGTGCGCGACTTATGATCAGTCTCGAGGGTGATGTTTATTCAAGGATTGCTGCGTAGTTTGTTGATATAATGGTGACGAGTTTGTTGTGCGGTGTTTTTGGCGGGGAGGACGACGTGGTTCGGACTGATTGAAAAAGGGTGTACGTTGTGTCAGAAGAATTAATTTGGATTTATATACCGGGCTTTGTTTGATATCTTGTACGCGTCGCATGCATCAAAGCTTATTTTCATCCTTATTTGGAAACGATATCAAAGTCGGATTCAGGTGTGCCATTAGACTCCATTAGGCAATCTGTTCCGCAGGATTTCTCAAGGCTGCTGACTCAAATCAGAAtaatatgttttatttatttataaaagcagctCAATGAATTGTATATCGATCGattgaaaatttcaagaaTTCTAACTAAATTCTGGAGATTTTACATAATTTCACAAATTTATGTATTCTGATGGATTCAGGAACGTGTGCTATGTTATTATGACATCATTTTATCATATTTGCAATCAAACGttattatcaataaaataaatgtattctAATTAATACTCCTACGATATTTATATAATGTGTACGTTGATTATCCATTTGCGTACATATTTTTCTTTGCTCTCAAAACttgctttaaaaatattaatacgtAATAGtataaaagttttttcctAGCTTGCTTcgtttttttaacattagCTGACTCAGCGAGAACGGAATACTATAAACTAAATACGAATTTCCAGTCACGTGTAAAAGATAGTAGCTTCGGATCCCGTATTTATTACTCCATACATCTATAACTTCATTTCTACAGACGCGTTTCCTCGCGTGCAAAAACTACACAAAACAAAAATGGTTTGCATTAGAGCTCCTTCGGTGCAAATGGAGATTCTCGGTACACGCTCCAACATGCAAAAACAATTATACTAAAGGATAACGTACATCATTCGACTAAAATATTCAACCCGAGCATATAAAGACGGATAAAGAAAGGAATTCGCGTACCCTACATCATGGACTTTCCATTACGATGCCGCATTCTTAGTAAACGCGCGTTAATTGCTATAATGCAAGACGCTTACTCGTGTCGTGCAAGAATGTATTTCTCAATGCGAGTAGATTTAGATTACGAGTCCTGATGGTTTCCGCGACATTGAAAAACTCTGCTTAATTTGCATCTCGCAACCACTTATTCTCGCACGAGACGACTCGAGACAGCAGTGACCATCAGGAGCATCAGCGCGAATCGTCTAGAGCCAAGCTCCGAAATTAGGCAATCCTTAACAGAGCCGCGCACGGCATTTTCGTGCGGCTTATCGAGGAGAACCTCGCCGGAGCAAATTCAAGACAGTCGTACACTCGCGCCTCTgcatgtacgtgtgtgtgctcTAGCTCCGGAGTCTCACGGTGCGCAGAATTCGCGCGCCTCCTCCTAGTTATCTATCCTCGCGCTTACtcgcacagcagcagcgcagcggcagcagcagcaccgaaACGCGATTCCCCGAGGGCCTCCGAGGTCCAATCTCGATTACACCGCGTGGCGCTCAACCTTCCACTTTTCTTCCAGGCTGGGTCTgaccgcgcgcgagctgctgATATCGATCGAGGAATCGCTCGTGTACGCGCTTGGCCGCTTCTTCTTCGTTTCTCCTCCGTctcctcctccacctcctcttcttcctccttcaTGCGGCTCACTATGTAGGTGCAGTACCTATACCTTTCTCCGATAGACGAGAGAAGTGTGTTAGAGAGCTGCGTAACTGACGTCTAATCGCCCGAGCAATTTATCATTTCGGGATGTAGGCTTGTGCTTGCGAGGGGCCCTATGCGCTTTTTTCGAAGCGTCGAGATCGAGCGCTGGCATTTTTTTCCTCACTTGCCTCGTGTCTAGGAGTGCAGAGCCCGGAGATGGAGGCACGAGCTCCGACGCAGTTAGCCCATTAGGAGGGAAGAGCGAGGAGCCTGGGATTTGTGGCGGAGAGTGGGGTCTTTGTGTCCCTTTCGAGAGCTTTGGATAAAAGGAGTTTCGAGTAGTCGGTGGCTTTTTCTGATGCGACTATTGGCTAATCGCGGCTTTGCGAGAGTGTTGGGTTTAACGCTAGTTCTAGattgattaaatttatttttctctttcctttATTTCAAGAGAATTCTCTAGCCGACTAAAAACAATGTCTAATGTCCTGGTATAACATAggttgttttattttttaattgcactttACTTTCAGCTTATCATTTCGCTGTCATCAATGTATATAATCCATATGTTGAAAGAATGCTCATGACCTTAATCAGTGACGTTAGGTTGGGTGTTGAAGTCCGATTCGTGTAACAAATCCATCAAACACTTAACTGCTTCACATGTTTTTGCAAGAGTGTCAACTAGAATCACAAAAATTATTCCCGTCATCGTAAATTTACATCCTCAAACATTGAGTAAATGTTCAAATATTCAGTGTTGCACTTACTTGACTCAGCATTGCAAGTTCTAACAGCATCGTATATTTTGGACTCAGGAACGTGAGACTTTCTTCGTTCGAGTAGATAGTTCACGTTTAAACTGTTGTCTTCGTTGatcttattttaaaatgaagaATAACTGATATAATGTAAGACTCATTAAAATGACGAAAAGCTTGTGGCAATTCTACTTACAAGTCCAACATCTCTCATGAAACAGATGTGTATCACACAAGATTTTTCTAAGTCGGGAAGTTTTGAAACACTTTCTACGCAAGATAACAAGAAAGTCACTTTATGATATAGTATAATAGTAtacattatatacatacagtaTATAGCTTACCTTCAGTATGACCATAGGATTTAACACACTCTTCAAACCATTTATCTAATGAGGCAGTGGATAATTCctattaaataaatacaattatttaaattattaatttttcaattcaaaTGTATAATAAATTTCTCACGGTAAAAGCAAAGATTCCAAAAGCAACTAATAATAGTGCTGAAGTTTTCATGGCGAATAGTGAAATTTAAACACACAAGAGCTTTTTTAGAATGAAAAAATTGCTTCGTATGAACAAAATGTTAGTTCCCTGTACAACTTGTTTTGACCGATGAACGCGTGTTTACGGAAAGTCAATATTATCAGTCAACGTTTATGATCCTAATGCACGCGCAGTATTTTTACGACAGTTTCGAAGTAAATCATATCGCCAGTAACGTGAAGCTTGTGCTCAAAATGCTGAGTTCCTTGGATATACCTTATAAACTAgccaaataattataaaaagcGTACAATAAGAGGGTTCAAACACGATGTTTATacaaattaatcaaaattaatttgtaaatatattagAGACATATTTATGAAAGTCCCAAATATGTGTTTGTCTTTGCTGTTTAGAAGTATTAAGAAATCGCTGTTACTTTAGTACATGATAAGGAGTAAAGGTTTTTATAgaacagtgtggctaaaatccgctgttaaatcacgcctatctgtgactaaagtagtccttttttgcaccgtgtttatcacactcgctacgctcgtgcgctaacctcacggtgcaaataaggactactttagtcacgataggcgagacttgcggattttagcagtctgtgctataaaattttatacgatactcttgacttaaatggttcagttttacacggcgcttagcgccctcgctacgctcgggtgctaactgcgccgtgtaaaaaagaaccatttaagtctcacgtatcgtaatgtactatttaaGAATCTTTCTTTGCTTCAAGTTTACAATTCCACAGTTAGTTAGTTTACATAAGCCACATGTTGCGTAACAAGCCCATCAAACATTTAACTGCTTTGCTAGTTTTTTCAAGAGAGTCGACTAGAatcacaaaaattatttccatCGTCATCAATTTATCATTTGAGGCATTGagtaaatgttgaaaaatcAATCGATAATTCAGCGTTATACTTACGCGACTCAACATCGCAAGTTTTGACAGCATCGTGTATTTTAGACTCGGGAATGCCAGACTTTCTTTGTTTCAGAAGATCGTTGACATTGAAACTGTTGTCTTTATTGATCTTATTTTAAGAGAAACAACAATTGAGATAATAGAAAAGCCTTTACCGAGTATCGGAAAACTTGCAGTTATTCTACTTACCAGACCCAATTCTCTCAGGAAACTGGTTTGAAATGCACAAGATCTTTCAGACTCGGTCAGTTTGAAAATACTTTCTACACAAGATAAGAAGAAAGTCGTTTCATAAAAAGTGTGAAAATACATAGGATTTAGCACATTCTTCAAAAAGTGGGTCTGTCATGtcctattaaattaaatagagtacttgattgatttttcttttttgtaattttggatttataatAAAGGTTAAGAAAATATCTCACGGTAAAAGCGAAGACTGCAAAAGCAAAAAGTTACAACGCTGAAGCTTTCATTGCGAATAGCGATCCTGAAGGCATGAGAGATTTTCTTGAAATGACAAAATTGCTTATACCAACAAACAGAATACCAGTTCTTCATATGTTTCTCTAATCTAGTAATGAACACGTATGCGGTAAGTCAATATAACCAGTCAATGTTTGTCAACTTAATGCACGCGCAGTATTTTTACGACAGTTCCGAAATAAATCATAAAGCTCGTTCTCGAAGCATTGAGTTTCTTGGATTCACCTAAAGAGCcgaataattataaaaaaacctTTTGATCGGCGTGTAACAAGAGAGTTCAATTAGGTAATTGCTCATATTTTCGCCACACGTATACCAGCGCCACGAGTCTCGTCGAATCTTACATCGGAGTTCTTTAAATACCCAGCGGCATTCATCCATATGACAGACAAACTTAATTGACAAACAGCGACAGTAGCATCAGCTCTCTGCGAATTTCTATCTGAAaagctgtctctctctccctctcgctcccTCAGCCGCGAGCTCCCGCATCAGCGTAGTTTTGTCAGCCTTAACAATCCATTGACCCATATTTCATCGGTCGCACGCTTCGAGAATAAAGGATCGTTCGCTCAGCTCGGGAGATAAGAAACACAGGGCAAGCGCGCTTGCGCGAGGAAGACAAGCCCGAAAAAGGAGGAGGAAGACACAGTGAAGAGAAGTGACGTCCATCCGAAATATTCGCGGCGATAATAATCCCAGCGGGAAGCCACCGACCTTACGCTCCCTCGGCGCGGtaattgaaagaaaataacGCGGCATTTAACAAGCttcgcgcagctctctctctctctctctctctctctctccctctcactctcgcgcgaTGCTCGTGGAAATTCGCGGACGTAAATCTCGGGGTATATACTATATAACCCGCATGAACCGCACATGCTGCACGAGAAGCAGCGTTGGCGGCTCGCTTTGCGCTGACCTATGACACGCACGCCTGTAAACAATCTCCGAGCGGTAAATGGATCCgaactccctctctctctctctctctctctctctctctctctctctctctctctctctctttaaaGCGGTAGTACGTCTACCTGGATATAGCGTATACTGCAGCGATGTGCCCCTGATGGGTGCCCGTGTATAGATACCGTATACGCACGCGCATCAGATGGGTATGGGCTACCTTGTCGCGGATGCGATGGCTcccgcggcgcgcgcgacttgTAAGTGATAGACCTGTGCGCGCTGCAACGGGAAAAATGTTGCGAGGGAGAGTTTTTTTTCGGACGCACTCGAGGGTATAGAGCGGAGTGAGCTCGTAGGTAAAAATTCCAGAGGATGAAATTTACCGTCCGCCATACTGACGTTATGACATTTAGGCACATATCACGGGTGATAAATTCTATTTTGACTGGGTGGCTCGAACGCGTGTGAGTTCCGACTGGGAATCGGTTCTTTCGTGATCTTTCGCTTTCAAAATCATACAATcggttaaaattaatttttcgcatGATTAGATTGATTGATTCTTTAATCTGCGATGACGAAAAATACATCCTACAAAGTCATCAGACCATCAGCTTTCATTCACACATAAACGCGATAACCATTATGCTATCCTTCACGATTCGTAATCTGCCTGCACCCGACTCCGacgctcgtgcgcgcgcgcaggcctTTGACTCtcggaaattaaaaaattcgctcTCGCACGT
The sequence above is a segment of the Nasonia vitripennis strain AsymCx chromosome 3, Nvit_psr_1.1, whole genome shotgun sequence genome. Coding sequences within it:
- the OBP67 gene encoding GOBP-like venom protein precursor, producing the protein MKTSALLLVAFGIFAFTELSTASLDKWFEECVKSYGHTEESVSKLPDLEKSCVIHICFMRDVGLINEDNSLNVNYLLERRKSHVPESKIYDAVRTCNAESIDTLAKTCEAVKCLMDLLHESDFNTQPNVTD